A region of the Candidatus Kryptobacter tengchongensis genome:
TCTCCACAAACAAACCTTGACTCAAGCAGTGATGCCCACGATTCAACATCCACATCAAAAAGTTCAAGACATTCATCAATCGTTCTAAAACTGTGACCAATGTTAAATTTTGAATTCCACAAATTCTGAAAAAATTCAACAGCGATGCTTTCAATTTTTTTATCTTTTGATTCAACCAGAAACATTATATCAACATCAGATTTTGGGCAGAGCTCAACCCGACCATATCCCCCAGTTGCAACAACAGCGATATATCCACGAATGTTTAAACTATCATAAAGTGAACTGATAAACTTATCAAGCGATTGAGTCAATAATTTGCTTATCTCAAATGCGTTTCTCTCTTCTCTGCGAAAACTTCTAAGTTTTTCAAAATCTATTTCAATTTCAGATCCCGCTGACATAGCTTGCACTCTTTGGTTTTCCTAAAGTTACTTAAAATTTTTCAATTTTCAGAACTTAAATTTAAATTTGATTAAAAAAGCTACTCAAAACATGGCGAGGGAGATAAAACTTTGCAAAATTTCAGATATTCGCTCTGGAAAGGCAAGGTCATTTAAAATAGATGATCTTGAAATTGCTGTTATAAATTTAAATTCAAAATTCTTTGCTTTATCAAACATTTGCCCGCATCAACACACAAAAGTTGTAAATGGTTCTGAGGCTATAGTTGAAGGTGAAAATATAATCTGTCCGATGCACGGATGGACATTTGAGATAAAAACTGGGAAAGCAATCCATGGTTCAGGAAGATTGGAAACTTTTGAAGTTTTTCTCAAAAACGATGAAATATGGATAAAGATCGAAGATGAACAAACATGAATTGACAGAAAAAATAAAACGGAAGGGGATTGAACTCGGGTTTTCAAAAATTGGTATAGCAAAAGTTGAAAAACTTGAACATGAGGGCATAAAGTTATCAGAGTGGCTTGCTAAAGGTTATCATGCTGATATGAAATGGATGGAGAAAAATTTTGATAAGAGAACAAACCCACAAAACATTTTACCTGAGGCAAAATCTATAATTGTGGTTGCTTTGAATTATTTTCAAAAATTTTCACCAGCTAAAATTGATCAAGGTAAAATTTCAATTTATGCACTTGGACAAGACTACCATATCGTCTTGAAATCAAAACTTGAAAAACTTCTCAACTTTATTCGTGAGCTTGTCCCC
Encoded here:
- a CDS encoding 3-phenylpropionate/trans-cinnamate dioxygenase ferredoxin subunit; amino-acid sequence: MAREIKLCKISDIRSGKARSFKIDDLEIAVINLNSKFFALSNICPHQHTKVVNGSEAIVEGENIICPMHGWTFEIKTGKAIHGSGRLETFEVFLKNDEIWIKIEDEQT